In Miscanthus floridulus cultivar M001 chromosome 8, ASM1932011v1, whole genome shotgun sequence, the sequence gcttgcttaagagcttttagttccttacgcaagcttttgcattcccttctcttgatgtcaaagtattctttagcatcttctagcatgtcaattaattcatccttagtaggtttatcatcatcactatcactatcatttttattttcattatcatcatcatgttcttcatcactttcatcatcacaagtttgtaccttagtggctttagccatgaagcatgatgaagaatCGAAGAGAGAAGGTTTcttattgatagcaatgcttgctagaaccttcttcttggtggtcttgttatcatcactatcgtcatcattatcacttgaggaagcatcactatcccaagtgactagatatgaaccacccttcttcttcttgaaggtcatcttgtccttctctttcttttccttcttatccttcttcttgtccttcttcttgttcttcttcttatcatcatcactgtcactcttgtatggacattgagcaacaagatgatctttgcttccacatttgaatcaccttcttgacgctttcttgttcttgaatgaagatttctttcttctaacacggtaccctttcttcatcatgaacttgccaaatttcttgacaaagagagccatcttctcatcatcatcatcatcatcccatgagccatcatcttcacttgatgtttcttgctttgccttgcccttggatgatgtggccttgaatgccacgctcttcttcctctcatctttcttctcctttttttcttccttctcatcttcatctctatatgtatcatcggtcatgatgtctcccaatacttggttggtgtcatggtgtccaaaccactccttactagaatagtgactaatatgccaaatcttgaaggtaagcatctcaagaacttgtgggagaagtctttgtccttcatctcttctccaagtgctttgagatcattgacaagcacttgaagcctatgaaacatctccggcacactctcatcctccttcatcttgaagcttgcaaacttttctttgagaatgtatgcctttgcacccttcatggcttgagtgccctcaaatgattcttccaacttcttccaagcctcatgagccatctcaatatttttgatttgctcaaatattctctcatcaattgcatcatgaatggcacttagagcaatatcattgttttagagaagcacttctttggccgcggtgggattctccggatcttcaatcttaattttggtttataccaccttccacacctttctatttgttgacttgatatgtgtggtcatctttaacttcaaataaggataatttgtgccatcaaattggggtggcttcttggtgttgttgatttgagccatttttataccgaaggttgttaagcctcaaatcacggtgacctcagctccgataccacttgaaaggtcctaatggctagagggggggggtgaatagcctaataaaaatttctacaacaacacttaacaaaaggttagacaattatgaggcaaagcaagagttgtgctagcctactcaaaatacaagtcacctaccacaattttagtttagatagtatctattcacacaaaagctatgacactaccctatgttagtgtgctctcgaaGACtaatgtcggggacctaataccgggataccctagaaggtggaaccaataaccaccgaacgataaaaacttctagacggatGAGGGCGCCGTAGCGTCCCTTGCTCGAATGATAGGAGTTttgttccgcctcgcctgacgccttTGAGGTAGCTCTGCCTCGcacgagggctcagggctagtctccgtctcgcctgacgcctTTGGGGTAGGcacggtctcgcccgagggctcagggctagtctccgtctcgcccgacgcctatggggcgggctcggtctcacccgagggctgagggatagactccgcctcgcccgaccctggaggggcggggtcggtctcgcccaagagatagggattggtctccgtttcacCTGATGGCCAGGAACaagcctcgccctgctcgatatctaaagactggtttcatcttacctgacaacttctccccattccctcatgatgatgggtacagggcaagacaagatgttcgggtcaaccatggctccaaggaccataccctgcgccctggcaggaaaagtactgccagggaacgatgggacaggtgctttagacccttccgggcgccgcagagcccgaaagatgttacaggtgcgtgctcttcgccctgtagagttgtaggcgccgccttcagctctgggacacggaacccgacgaagatatacgataaccgctacgctccagaaaaggattggctatctccacgaacgacggatattccgtcaccacgctatggacccaagggagcggcgcccgcttcccgacccctcaggtccaccaagacagaagaccttggccacggcgctactctagaccccgaccccgcgtccctccgatgaagactcataggaaccagaaggcatgcagagcaaggctaggggaggctcataagtcaaaaccattgtACTACGGCCCATACCCTGAGTAGGGTagcattctgtaaccaacctgacattctacagagacatcgacagtattgtaggcgcttatcttccttcgcactcatcagaatgaagaaccaggctgggtagacgtgagccacaagactaagtagagtacgcatcctaaagccctcacccttgtaaagccagccccttcatctataaaaggggatgcgcttcctccataaAAGGGACGGACTTTTGACCGAACAatacaagacacacacacacacacacagtcaagctgctaccaagctcttgacctcctttcaacccttccatcagagacttgggaccagtccctctcttgattgtttgtaccccctactacgaaccgttcacggtgctaataacacgagcagcaacaaactggacgtagggacattcagcccgaaccagtataaatcttgtgtcctttagcgcaccatccgagcctaacgtgcattactataaatttacttgccggtgcttgtacgaaacaccgctagttggtgcgctaggtaggggacttgcacgttccaaatcaggcctcggatggccacccacgcaatcagctgggtcccaggtgcacatgtgtgtttcggtgacctagatttcatcgtcacactaggaggagagctagcGCTAACCCACATGGCGGCACagcctctcccttccatcaacctcagccgtctgagGCTTGAGGGCTCGCGGGGctactcccttggaccccagttatccagGGAGCCCCCGCGCAACATCACCCTATTTCCGGAAGGCCCCGTACGAAGCGCCCcaacagcgtttccgttcggtctccgcaacgccgcggcgaccgctggccaccttctagcaCTACGCATGGTTCAACCGCCTACGGACAACGAGTTCGTGGTGGTAATCGAACACGATCCCGAGACACTCTATGGGCTCCTCACGGAGGAACCAGAGtcatcctctagctctgactccagcaaggggagccatcacccttcccgagaatgcttcatgacgcaaacccccgaggggcatGTCCAAAGCATCTCTGGAGAGGAGACAACCCTGACGCCAAGATCAAGGTGGAGACGGCAGCTCCATCTCacgtaaggatggagcagctaagagcacaaaagctggagatcgatgacgCCAGGCAATAGCTTGTCTAGGAGTACCGAAACATCGAGGAGATCAAGCGCCgcggagacggtgggcacgcacgcgTCTCGGCCCGTGATGTGCATCGGAGGATCCTCACCAATGATGGGACTCTCCCTCACTTCGCtcaggcaagctagaacatcgctacagcaatggccttgcttcacggccttccagaggccgcgacgtcTGAGGATTGCCGCGCCcgtcgagaaattcgcacgttgctcgagcgtgcggcgatgTAGCAGGCgaaaagctcgttgtctcgacgacgcgaacccgacaccagccagcgcacgccctcggtACATCCCGCCAAGGACGCGTCCGTTCACCAAACGCCGCCAGGCAACAGGCAGTGCTCCACTATCCCGGTACATCAACGTCTCAGCCACAACCGTGACATGCGCTGCACCATCAGCGCCCGCATGCGCACCCACGGCGACGAAAGGGAAGGAGCCCGtcgcggctatcatcctcgacacGGTGGGTGCTACGACAACGGCGAGGACTGGagcccgagccctagcctgccaggccctcaggccttcggccaacacatcctcaacgctgcgttccccccgaggtaccgaccgcccaccaacatcctaaaatattCTAGAGAATCGAAccctgggctttggctcgaagactatcggcttgcctgccaaaccggtggtgcgagtgatgacaacttcattattcacaatctcccactattcttggccgattcgacacgagcatggttggagcacctaccgtccaacgccattcaaagttgggcggatctcatggagatctttgtaggtaacttctagggcacgtacaaacgccctggaaacccatgggacctcaagaactgccgcgtagaaggccgatgaaaccctttgcgggtacatctggcgcttctcccagcagtgcaacgagctccctaatgttgccgacgccgacgtgataggagccttcctatctaggacaacctacgaatccctagtccacaagctaggacgcaggggcccgcggaccaccaaggaactcttggacatcaccaccagccacgcctcagaaGAGGAAGCGGTCGGAGTCGTCTTTGACCACACCGacggcaaggcgaggcgggaTGAGGCCGCCAACGAAGGCTCCTCCGACCGTCCCGCCaagagaaagaataagaagcaacggcgcgacaactcgctcgtggccatcGCCGACCGTAAAGGTGGCCGAAAGCCCGCggaaggcactccgaaccactttgaaaaaatgctcgaggggccatgcccaaaccacgctttccccgccaagcatctatacaaggaatgtggcctcatgcgcaaatacttgtccgggggcctcaacaaaggggagcaggggaaggaacctgcccccgcaCAGACGAcatcgaggagaaggacgacaccttcctgaCTCTGaatggcgccctcatgatcttcggaggatcagtggcctacgactccaaacgccgCCAAAAGGTCgcgcgccgtgaggtctatacggcagaaccggccacgcctgccttcctccgatggtcagaatccgccataaccttcgaccgggccAACCACCCGGGTGCCATCCCACACCTAGGAAGATACCCGCTTGtcatcgacccgatcgtcggcccaaagcggctcacaaaggtactgatggacggaggcagcggcctcaacatcatgtacaccaaaacgctcgacgagatgggcgtcgaccgaatgaacctccgtcccgtccgagcacctttccatggcatcgtaccTGGTAGGCAGGccatgccactggggcagatcgatctgcccgtcacttttggggatcggtctaattacaggactgagaccctcaccttcgacgtagtggggttccctcCAGCTtttcacgccatcctgggacgaccatgttacgcgaagttcatggccgtccccaactatacgtaccttaagctgaagatgccgggcccccgcggggtcatcaccatcggcacctccttccaacgcGCTTACGAGTGTGAAGTCGAATGCTGCGATCACGCCTCTACGgtcgtcgcctccaaagagctcatcACCCTCAGGGAGAAGGTTGCTGAAAAAACGCCCGACGCCAAGACAACAACCGGGTCATTCAAATCATCCGAGGGCACCAAGGAGATCCTCgtagaccccagcagctccgaggctaAGACGGTACGCATTGGCACTATGCTCTCCTCctaataggaaagcacgctcgtcgacttcctccgcgataacaaagatatctttgcgtggaaaccctcagatatgccaggcatcccgagggaggtcgccgagcataccttaaaaatccacccaggctccaagctggtgaagcaacgcctgcgtcgcttcgacgaggaaaaacgtAGGGCCATCGACGAAGAGATAGCGAAACTGTTGGctgctgggttcatcagggaagtataccacctagaatggctagcaaatcccattcttgcatgaaagaaaagtgggaaatagaggatgtgtgtcgactacatgagtctcaacaaggcgtgccaaaggacccatttcctttaccacacatcgaccaaatagttgattccacctcagggtgcgaaaccctctgcttccttgacgcatactccggctaccaccagatcacgatgaaagagtacgaccagctcgcgacatcttttatcacccccttcggatcattctgctacatttcaatgccgttcggtctgaagaacactggggcaacttaccagcgctgtatgctcaactgcttcggggacctcatcgggtggaccgttgaggcctacgtcgacgacattgtAGTTAAGGCCAAACGGGCCGACCACCTTGTTACCGACCTTAAACAAACCTTCGCGAAACTCCGcacaaacggcatcaaactcaatctcgaaaagtgtgtttttggggtcccgaggggcatgttgCTCGGCTTTATTGTCTCcaaacgcggcatcgaagccaacccagagaaaatctcagccatcacaaaaatgggcccaatccaaaacataaagggggttcagcaaaTCACAGgatgccttgccgccctcagctgattcatttcacgcctcggtgaacgaggacttcccctttatcgactccttaAGAAATCCGACCACTTTGAGTGGACAGCTGAGGCTctagaggcgcttgacatggttaaacagtTTCTAACTAAACCGCCGGTCCTAGTCCCTCCgtgcaatggagaatccctcctgctgtatatatcggccaccatgcaagtggtcagctccgccttagtggtagagcgagaggaagaggggcacaccttcaaggtacaacaccctgtgtacttcatcagcgatgtGCTATCCGACTTCAAAACCcgttaccccca encodes:
- the LOC136470642 gene encoding uncharacterized protein, whose translation is MGVDRMNLRPVRAPFHGIVPGRQAMPLGQIDLPVTFGDRSNYRTETLTFDVVGFPPAFHAILGRPCYAKFMAVPNYTYLKLKMPGPRGVITIGTSFQRAYECEVECCDHASTVVASKELITLREKVAEKTPDAKTTTGSFKSSEGTKEILVDPSSSEAKTVRIGTMLSS